A part of Tiliqua scincoides isolate rTilSci1 chromosome 13, rTilSci1.hap2, whole genome shotgun sequence genomic DNA contains:
- the DEXI gene encoding dexamethasone-induced protein has protein sequence MPSAVCAQLESWAPQAPAPLLPPSMFYVGLFFVNLLVLYYAFLLEYIALNVGIVFLPEDMDQALVDLGVLSDPALGLYDLDSEVEVLDGYWE, from the coding sequence ATGCCCTCGGCCGTCTGTGCCCAGCTGGAGTCGTGGGCTCCCCAAGCGCCTGCCCCGCTGCTCCCCCCCTCTATGTTCTACGTGGGCCTGTTCTTTGTCAATCTGCTGGTCCTCTACTACGCCTTCCTGCTGGAGTACATCGCCCTCAACGTGGGCATCGTCTTCTTGCCCGAGGACATGGACCAAGCCCTGGTGGATCTTGGGGTGCTCTCCGACCCAGCCCTTGGCCTCTACGACCTGGACAGTGAGGTGGAGGTGTTGGACGGCTATTGGGAATAG